The Microbacterium paraoxydans genome includes a window with the following:
- a CDS encoding THUMP-like domain-containing protein, with protein MEMSELRALLTPAGLELLDALGPVTSTAEAAAAVSRLRAAGHSPDLVSAVVGQAHLRAKATAKFGPFAARMLFTRAGLEQATRLGVAARHAQRIRRAGLTSVADLGCGIGGDALAFAGAGLAVHAVDADEVTAALAAYNLAPFGDDATVRHATAEEALGEPVPGQAIWMDPARRTSGHSETRRVSADVYSPSLDWAFAVAAQRPTGIKLGPAHDRDALPADAETQWVSADGSVVELVVWSRELAREGVRRSALVIRGERSHELTGSADAEDAPVRALGAFLHEPDGAVIRARLIGDVARSLDAGMLDPRIAYLTSDAALTSPFVQSFRVRETLPITPKTINAALKTHGIGRIEIKKRGVDVDPAAFRRKLTLRGDAEATLILARFGDQRRAILADRVPAAD; from the coding sequence GTGGAGATGTCCGAGCTGCGCGCCCTGCTGACCCCCGCCGGCCTCGAGCTGCTCGATGCGCTCGGGCCGGTCACCTCCACCGCCGAGGCGGCCGCAGCCGTCTCCCGGCTGCGCGCCGCCGGCCACTCCCCCGACCTCGTCTCCGCCGTCGTCGGCCAGGCGCACCTGCGCGCCAAGGCCACGGCGAAGTTCGGCCCGTTCGCCGCCCGCATGCTCTTCACCCGCGCGGGCCTCGAGCAGGCCACCCGCCTCGGAGTGGCCGCCCGCCACGCCCAGCGGATCCGCCGGGCCGGCCTCACGAGCGTCGCCGACCTCGGCTGCGGGATCGGCGGCGACGCCCTCGCGTTCGCCGGCGCCGGACTGGCGGTGCACGCCGTGGACGCCGACGAGGTGACCGCGGCCCTCGCCGCCTACAACCTCGCCCCGTTCGGGGACGACGCCACAGTGCGCCACGCGACCGCGGAGGAGGCGCTCGGGGAACCGGTCCCCGGCCAGGCGATCTGGATGGACCCCGCCCGCCGCACCTCCGGGCACAGCGAGACCCGGCGCGTCTCCGCCGACGTCTACTCGCCGTCGCTCGACTGGGCGTTCGCCGTCGCCGCGCAGCGCCCCACCGGGATCAAGCTCGGCCCCGCCCACGACCGCGACGCCCTGCCCGCGGACGCGGAGACGCAGTGGGTCAGCGCCGACGGGAGCGTGGTCGAGCTCGTGGTGTGGTCGCGCGAGCTCGCGAGGGAAGGGGTGCGGCGCTCCGCTCTCGTCATCCGCGGCGAGCGCTCGCACGAGCTCACCGGATCCGCGGATGCCGAGGACGCGCCGGTCCGTGCGCTCGGGGCCTTCCTCCACGAGCCGGACGGGGCCGTCATCCGGGCCCGGCTCATCGGCGACGTCGCCCGCAGCCTCGATGCGGGGATGCTCGATCCGCGCATCGCGTACCTGACCTCGGACGCCGCCCTGACGAGCCCGTTCGTGCAGTCCTTCCGCGTCCGGGAGACGCTGCCGATCACGCCGAAGACGATCAACGCGGCCCTGAAGACCCACGGCATCGGCCGCATCGAGATCAAGAAGCGCGGGGTGGACGTCGATCCGGCGGCCTTCCGGCGCAAGCTGACCCTGCGCGGCGACGCCGAGGCGACCCTGATCCTCGCCCGGTTCGGCGATCAGCGCCGCGCGATCCTCGCCGACCGGGTGCCCGCCGCGGACTGA
- the groES gene encoding co-chaperone GroES, translating into MSVSIKPLEDRIVIKQVEAEQTTASGLVIPDTAKEKPQEGEVVAVGPGRIDDNGNRVPLDVAVGDRVLYSKYGGTEVKFGADEFLVLSARDVLAVVVR; encoded by the coding sequence GTGTCGGTTTCCATCAAGCCGCTCGAGGACCGCATCGTCATCAAGCAGGTCGAGGCCGAGCAGACCACCGCGAGTGGCCTGGTCATCCCCGACACCGCCAAGGAGAAGCCCCAGGAGGGCGAGGTCGTGGCGGTCGGCCCCGGCCGTATCGACGACAACGGCAACCGCGTTCCGCTCGACGTCGCCGTCGGCGACCGCGTGCTCTACAGCAAGTACGGCGGCACCGAGGTGAAGTTCGGCGCGGACGAGTTCCTCGTCCTGTCGGCTCGCGACGTCCTGGCGGTCGTCGTCCGCTGA
- the rarD gene encoding EamA family transporter RarD: protein MTVETTRATRTAGVAYAGSAYLLWGVLPLYFLLLQPTGPWEVVAWRVLLSFVFCLLLLTVTRGWAAFLAIVRSPRLLGWTALAGLLIYVNWQVFVLGTLSGNVVETALGYFINPITTVLLGVFVLKERIRRLQWVAVGIAAIAVVVIVVAYGHVPWIALTLTASFGLYELIKKKIGPAVDAVSGLTLESFWLIPIAVVQLVIVATTPAGLTMGTAGGPHAVLLAFAGVATAVPLLLFAAGTRRVDLAVIGMLQFLTPILQFLIGVVVLHEPMPPERWIGFVLVWIAIAVFVVDLLLAARRGRRDTLAAGL from the coding sequence GTGACCGTTGAGACGACCCGCGCCACCCGGACGGCGGGCGTCGCCTACGCCGGGAGCGCCTACCTGCTGTGGGGCGTCCTGCCCCTCTACTTCCTCCTGCTGCAGCCCACCGGTCCGTGGGAGGTCGTCGCCTGGCGGGTGCTGCTCTCCTTCGTCTTCTGTCTCCTGCTGCTCACGGTCACGAGGGGATGGGCCGCCTTCCTCGCGATCGTCCGGAGTCCGCGGCTGCTGGGGTGGACGGCCCTGGCCGGCCTCCTCATCTACGTCAACTGGCAGGTCTTCGTCCTCGGCACGCTGAGCGGGAACGTGGTGGAGACGGCGCTCGGCTATTTCATCAACCCGATCACGACGGTGCTGCTCGGCGTCTTCGTGCTCAAGGAGCGCATCCGCCGGCTGCAGTGGGTGGCCGTCGGCATCGCGGCCATCGCGGTCGTGGTCATCGTCGTGGCGTACGGCCACGTCCCCTGGATCGCCTTGACGCTCACGGCCTCCTTCGGCCTGTACGAGCTCATCAAGAAGAAGATCGGCCCCGCCGTCGACGCGGTCAGCGGGCTGACGCTCGAGTCGTTCTGGCTGATCCCCATCGCGGTGGTGCAGCTCGTGATCGTGGCGACGACGCCGGCCGGCCTGACCATGGGGACTGCGGGCGGGCCGCATGCCGTGCTGCTCGCGTTCGCGGGAGTGGCGACGGCCGTCCCTCTGCTGCTGTTCGCGGCCGGCACGCGTCGCGTCGACCTCGCCGTCATCGGCATGCTGCAGTTCCTCACCCCGATCCTCCAGTTCCTCATCGGGGTCGTCGTGCTGCACGAGCCGATGCCGCCGGAGCGCTGGATCGGGTTCGTCCTGGTGTGGATCGCGATCGCGGTCTTCGTCGTCGATCTGCTCCTCGCCGCACGGCGCGGCCGTCGGGACACCCTCGCCGCGGGGCTCTGA
- a CDS encoding ABC transporter substrate-binding protein — translation MNALKGSRSARIFAGIALVSASALIIAGCSSTPNAEPSDGGGDKPAADLTLKLGSLLPATGTLAFLGAPMEAGVQLAVDQINEADAGITIDLSTADEGDLDNKAYETSITNLRNDGITAMIGAASSSVTKLILDGNAGADILTVSPSNTSPDFTGINPLYFRTAPSDNLQGEVLGNEIAEDGHKTLGIIYQNDPYGTGLFEAIKATFESTGGEVVADASYNQGDGQFNAQVSEIAAAKPDAVAVVSYDQFATIAPLLGNAGVDTGSLYLVDGNLKDWGADVSVSLEGSKGTRAGAELPQDFLDQLNAVWTAEGNDPIDAVTYSAEAYDAVVLIALAALKAGSVEGPDIAAEMITVSGGDGDGEKCDNYADCAAIINDGGTPDYDGLSGEITFDENNDPKGAAIGVYEFDSENVTSRIK, via the coding sequence ATGAACGCACTGAAGGGCTCGCGCAGCGCGAGGATCTTCGCCGGGATCGCGCTGGTCAGCGCCTCCGCCCTCATCATCGCGGGCTGCAGCAGCACGCCGAACGCGGAGCCGTCGGACGGGGGTGGCGACAAGCCCGCCGCCGACCTGACGCTCAAGCTCGGTTCGCTGCTGCCCGCCACCGGTACGCTCGCGTTCCTGGGCGCGCCGATGGAGGCCGGCGTCCAGCTCGCCGTGGACCAGATCAACGAGGCCGACGCCGGCATCACGATCGACCTCAGCACGGCCGACGAGGGCGACCTCGACAACAAGGCCTACGAGACGTCCATCACCAACCTGCGCAACGACGGCATCACCGCCATGATCGGCGCGGCGTCCTCGAGCGTCACCAAGCTCATCCTCGACGGCAACGCGGGCGCGGACATCCTGACGGTGTCCCCGTCCAACACGTCGCCGGACTTCACGGGCATCAACCCGCTGTACTTCCGCACCGCGCCGAGCGACAACCTGCAGGGCGAGGTGCTCGGCAACGAGATCGCCGAGGACGGTCACAAGACGCTGGGCATCATCTACCAGAACGACCCGTACGGCACGGGGCTGTTCGAGGCGATCAAGGCCACCTTCGAGAGCACCGGCGGCGAGGTCGTCGCCGACGCCTCGTACAACCAGGGCGACGGACAGTTCAACGCCCAGGTCTCGGAGATCGCTGCGGCCAAGCCGGATGCGGTCGCCGTCGTCTCCTACGACCAGTTCGCCACGATCGCGCCGCTGCTCGGCAACGCCGGGGTCGACACGGGGTCGCTGTACCTCGTCGACGGCAACCTCAAGGACTGGGGTGCGGACGTGTCGGTCAGCCTCGAGGGCTCGAAGGGCACCCGCGCCGGCGCCGAGCTGCCGCAGGACTTCCTCGACCAGCTGAACGCGGTCTGGACGGCCGAGGGCAACGACCCGATCGACGCCGTGACGTACTCGGCCGAGGCGTACGACGCCGTGGTGCTGATCGCTCTGGCCGCGCTGAAGGCCGGCTCGGTCGAAGGCCCGGACATCGCCGCGGAGATGATCACCGTCTCCGGTGGTGACGGCGACGGCGAGAAGTGCGACAACTACGCCGACTGCGCCGCGATCATCAACGACGGCGGCACGCCGGACTACGACGGCCTCTCCGGTGAGATCACGTTCGACGAGAACAACGACCCGAAGGGCGCTGCCATCGGCGTCTACGAGTTCGACTCCGAGAACGTCACCTCGCGCATCAAGTAA
- a CDS encoding ABC transporter ATP-binding protein → MSTATPAEGAARADDVVVELKDVHAGYLPGVNILNGANLVARQGELIGIIGPNGAGKSTLLKAIFGMVNVREGDITVKGESIVGLKADKLVRRGVAFVPQTNNVFPSLTIQENLEMGLYQNPKIFAERLEFVSSIFAEIGKRLKQRAGSLSGGERQMVAMSRALMMDPSVLLLDEPSAGLSPVRQDDAFIRVSDINKAGVTTIMVEQNARRCLQICDRGYVLDQGKDAYEGTGRELLNDPKVIGLYLGTLGTDAA, encoded by the coding sequence ATGAGCACCGCAACCCCCGCCGAGGGCGCCGCCCGGGCCGACGACGTGGTCGTCGAGCTGAAGGACGTGCACGCCGGCTACCTGCCGGGAGTCAACATCCTCAACGGCGCCAACCTCGTCGCCCGCCAGGGTGAGCTCATCGGCATCATCGGCCCGAACGGCGCCGGGAAGTCGACGCTCCTCAAGGCGATCTTCGGCATGGTGAACGTCCGCGAGGGCGACATCACGGTCAAGGGTGAGAGCATCGTCGGTCTCAAGGCCGACAAGCTCGTGCGCCGCGGTGTGGCCTTCGTGCCGCAGACGAACAACGTGTTCCCGTCGCTCACCATCCAGGAGAACCTGGAGATGGGCCTCTACCAGAACCCGAAGATCTTCGCGGAGCGACTCGAGTTCGTCAGCAGCATCTTCGCCGAGATCGGCAAGCGCCTGAAGCAGCGGGCCGGCTCGCTCTCCGGCGGTGAGCGGCAGATGGTGGCCATGTCGCGCGCGCTCATGATGGACCCCTCGGTGCTGCTGCTGGACGAGCCGTCCGCCGGTCTCTCCCCCGTGCGACAGGACGACGCCTTCATCCGCGTCTCCGACATCAACAAGGCGGGCGTCACGACGATCATGGTCGAGCAGAACGCCCGCCGGTGCCTGCAGATCTGCGACCGCGGCTATGTGCTCGACCAGGGCAAGGACGCCTACGAGGGCACCGGCCGGGAGCTGCTGAACGACCCGAAGGTCATCGGCCTCTACCTCGGCACCCTCGGGACCGACGCGGCCTGA
- a CDS encoding ABC transporter ATP-binding protein: MSSENDAAVTPAKSAPRAKTTGLAAGPAAPGVKKVDPILVVDAVQRRFGGLTAVDVDHLEIPRGAITALIGPNGAGKTTLFNLLCGFDKPNSGTWSYDGKNLSGIPSFKVARMGQVRTFQLTKSLSLLTVLENMKLGAKDQRGEGFWAGLFPFLWRKQEQEIEQRAHELLVRFKLDAKEQDFAASLSGGQRKLLEMARALMSDPSLVMLDEPMAGVNPALTQSLLDHILDLKDLGMTVLFVEHDMHMVRHIADWVVVMAEGRVVAEGPPETVMEDPAVVDAYLGAHQDVDLGAVTGRLPVISDADAERIREQIETEVEAEVEAEDAAEEGKA, from the coding sequence TTGTCAAGTGAGAACGACGCGGCCGTCACGCCCGCGAAGAGCGCTCCCCGCGCCAAGACCACCGGCCTCGCCGCGGGTCCCGCCGCCCCCGGAGTCAAGAAGGTCGACCCGATCCTCGTCGTGGACGCCGTGCAGCGGCGCTTCGGCGGCCTCACGGCGGTCGACGTCGACCACCTCGAGATCCCGCGCGGCGCCATCACGGCGCTCATCGGTCCCAACGGCGCTGGCAAGACCACGCTGTTCAATCTCCTGTGCGGCTTCGACAAGCCCAACAGCGGCACGTGGTCCTACGACGGCAAGAACCTGTCCGGAATCCCGTCGTTCAAGGTCGCCCGGATGGGACAGGTGCGCACCTTCCAGCTCACCAAGTCGCTGTCGTTGCTGACCGTGCTGGAGAACATGAAGCTCGGCGCGAAGGACCAGCGCGGCGAGGGCTTCTGGGCAGGGCTGTTCCCCTTCCTCTGGCGCAAGCAGGAGCAGGAGATCGAGCAGCGCGCCCACGAGCTCCTCGTGCGCTTCAAGCTCGACGCCAAGGAGCAGGACTTCGCGGCGTCGCTCTCCGGCGGGCAGCGCAAGCTGCTGGAGATGGCCAGGGCCCTCATGAGCGACCCGAGCCTGGTGATGCTCGACGAGCCGATGGCCGGGGTGAACCCCGCCCTCACGCAGTCGCTCCTCGATCACATCCTCGACCTCAAGGACCTCGGGATGACCGTGCTGTTCGTGGAGCACGACATGCACATGGTCCGTCACATCGCCGACTGGGTGGTCGTGATGGCCGAGGGGCGCGTGGTGGCCGAGGGGCCGCCGGAGACCGTCATGGAGGACCCCGCGGTGGTGGACGCCTACCTCGGCGCCCACCAGGACGTGGACCTCGGCGCCGTCACCGGCCGTCTCCCGGTGATCTCCGACGCCGACGCGGAGCGCATCCGCGAGCAGATCGAGACCGAGGTCGAGGCCGAGGTCGAGGCCGAGGACGCCGCCGAGGAGGGCAAGGCATGA
- a CDS encoding branched-chain amino acid ABC transporter permease, with product MDFGSIFGNTASYLFSPTTIAYALAATGLAVHFGYTGLLNFGMAAFMAIGGYGYAISILTFGFPWWLGVLVGITGGALFALLLGIPTLRLRADYLAIATIAAAEVVRLMFVTELFKDWTNSAGGLSGYHQSFRDANPFPPGTYGFGPWTYNANDLWVRVFGLLTLALTILVVWALMRSPWGRVLKGIREDEDAVRSLGKNVFAYKMQALVVGGVIGALGGIVFVLPSAVIPGSYSTSLTFFLWTILLLGGAATVFGPTLGAVLFWVVFAFLGALLPAMATAGYLPMTSAQADVVRYILIGIVLMLIVVFRPQGILGNKREMTFVK from the coding sequence ATGGACTTCGGAAGCATCTTCGGCAACACCGCCTCCTACCTCTTCAGCCCGACGACGATCGCCTACGCGCTCGCGGCCACCGGCCTCGCGGTGCACTTCGGGTACACGGGTCTGCTCAACTTCGGCATGGCGGCGTTCATGGCGATCGGCGGCTACGGCTACGCGATCTCGATCCTCACCTTCGGATTCCCGTGGTGGCTGGGCGTGCTCGTCGGCATCACCGGCGGCGCGCTCTTCGCCCTGCTGCTGGGCATCCCGACCCTGCGGCTGCGCGCCGACTACCTCGCCATCGCGACCATCGCGGCCGCCGAGGTCGTCCGCCTGATGTTCGTCACCGAGCTCTTCAAGGACTGGACGAACTCCGCGGGCGGTCTGTCCGGGTACCACCAGAGCTTCCGCGACGCCAACCCGTTCCCCCCGGGGACCTATGGCTTCGGCCCGTGGACGTACAACGCCAACGACCTCTGGGTGCGGGTGTTCGGACTGCTCACGCTCGCTCTGACGATCCTCGTGGTCTGGGCGCTCATGCGCAGCCCGTGGGGCCGGGTGCTCAAGGGCATCCGCGAGGACGAGGACGCCGTGCGCTCGCTCGGCAAGAACGTCTTCGCCTACAAGATGCAGGCGCTCGTGGTGGGCGGTGTGATCGGTGCGCTCGGCGGCATCGTCTTCGTCCTGCCGTCGGCGGTCATCCCCGGCAGCTACTCGACGTCGCTGACGTTCTTCCTGTGGACGATCCTGCTCCTCGGCGGCGCGGCCACGGTGTTCGGCCCCACGCTCGGCGCCGTCCTGTTCTGGGTGGTGTTCGCCTTCCTCGGCGCGCTCCTGCCCGCGATGGCCACGGCCGGCTACCTGCCCATGACGAGCGCTCAGGCCGACGTGGTGCGCTACATCCTCATCGGCATCGTGCTGATGCTCATCGTCGTGTTCCGCCCGCAGGGCATCCTGGGGAACAAGAGGGAGATGACCTTTGTCAAGTGA
- a CDS encoding branched-chain amino acid ABC transporter permease codes for MALAASLLLPPSAASAETTDDGQEVTDFYFAGVVTNGDEPVEGVVMTIEGNGFDAETETDAEGKWRLYVPEKETYTLTVDESTLPDGVIVDATQLPEGIQPVAGTTASFELEFGLTGTKIVNLFLGEGERVTVSFLDQLLSRLVGGLNFGLLLGLASMGAALIYGTTRLSNFAHGEMVTWGAVITLVVTSFWQLPLWAGIIAAVIGGAALGWALDAGIWKPLRRRGLGVVQLMIVSIGLSLALRYGLQYIIGGNTYQLPGASPEPIRLGPISLSYIDMIGMATSIIVILGVAFFLTRTRTGKATRAISDNPQLAAASGIDVDKVIRVVWILAGTLAAISGILWAYFRPGVKWDMGMQMLLLMFCAITLGGLGSAIGALIGSIIVGLAVEVSTLLGVPTDLKYASALIALIIILLVRPQGILGRKERLG; via the coding sequence ATGGCGCTCGCGGCATCGCTCCTGCTCCCTCCCTCAGCGGCCTCCGCCGAGACCACGGACGACGGACAGGAGGTCACCGACTTCTACTTCGCCGGTGTCGTCACCAACGGCGACGAGCCCGTCGAAGGCGTCGTCATGACGATCGAGGGCAACGGCTTCGACGCCGAGACCGAGACGGACGCCGAGGGCAAGTGGCGCCTCTACGTGCCGGAGAAGGAGACGTACACCCTCACGGTGGACGAGTCCACGCTTCCGGACGGCGTGATCGTCGACGCGACGCAGCTTCCCGAGGGCATCCAGCCCGTCGCCGGCACCACCGCCTCGTTCGAGCTGGAGTTCGGTCTCACCGGGACGAAGATCGTCAACCTCTTCCTCGGCGAAGGCGAGCGGGTGACCGTCTCCTTCCTCGATCAGCTCCTGTCGCGCCTGGTGGGCGGTCTGAACTTCGGACTCCTGCTGGGGCTCGCCTCGATGGGCGCCGCGCTCATCTACGGCACGACCCGGCTGTCGAACTTCGCGCACGGCGAGATGGTGACGTGGGGTGCGGTGATCACCCTCGTCGTCACCTCCTTCTGGCAGCTCCCGCTGTGGGCCGGCATCATCGCCGCGGTCATCGGCGGCGCGGCGCTCGGCTGGGCGCTGGACGCCGGCATCTGGAAGCCGCTGCGGCGCCGTGGTCTGGGCGTCGTCCAGCTCATGATCGTCAGCATCGGCCTCTCGCTGGCCCTGCGCTACGGCCTGCAGTACATCATCGGCGGCAACACCTACCAGCTGCCCGGCGCGAGTCCGGAGCCGATCCGCCTCGGTCCGATCTCCCTGTCGTACATCGACATGATCGGCATGGCCACGAGCATCATCGTGATCCTCGGCGTCGCGTTCTTCCTCACCCGCACCCGCACCGGGAAGGCGACGAGGGCGATCTCGGACAACCCGCAGCTCGCCGCCGCCTCCGGCATCGACGTGGACAAGGTCATCCGCGTCGTCTGGATCCTCGCCGGTACCCTGGCCGCGATCTCCGGCATCCTCTGGGCGTACTTCCGCCCCGGCGTGAAGTGGGACATGGGCATGCAGATGCTGCTGCTGATGTTCTGCGCCATCACGCTCGGCGGCCTCGGCTCCGCGATCGGCGCGCTGATCGGCTCGATCATCGTCGGCCTCGCCGTCGAGGTCTCCACGCTCCTCGGAGTGCCGACCGACCTCAAGTACGCCAGCGCCCTCATCGCGCTGATCATCATCCTGCTCGTGCGACCGCAGGGCATCCTCGGACGCAAGGAAAGGTTGGGCTGA
- the guaB gene encoding IMP dehydrogenase has product MDQHDPFGFVGLTYDDVLLLPGHTDVIPSEADTSSRITRRISVATPLLSSAMDTVTESRMAIAMAREGGIGILHRNLSIADQAAHVDRVKRSESGMITDPITTTQDATVEEVDALCAKYRISGLPVVDDEGRLVGIITNRDMRFVSGFERQSTFVKDVMTRENLVTAPVGVAAGEVIALFAKHRVEKLPLIDEDGKLAGLITIKDFDKSEKYPLATKDDQGRLRVGAAIGFFGDAWERAEALRDAGVDVLVVDTANGQSQGVIDLVKRLKADESFAHIDVIGGNVATREGAQALVDAGVDAVKVGVGPGSICTTRVVAGVGVPQVTAVYEASLAARPAGVPVIADGGLQYSGDIAKALVAGADAVMLGSLLAGTDESPGEIVFQSGKQFKQYRGMGSLGAMQTRGKQTSYSKDRYFQADVPSDDKLIPEGIEGQVPYRGPLSAVAYQLVGGLRQSMFYVGARTIEELKQRGKFVRITSAGLKESHPHDVQIVVEAPNYKK; this is encoded by the coding sequence ATGGACCAGCACGATCCCTTCGGCTTCGTCGGACTGACCTACGATGACGTGCTGCTGCTCCCCGGGCACACCGACGTCATCCCCAGTGAGGCCGACACGTCGTCCCGGATCACCCGACGGATCTCCGTCGCGACGCCGCTGCTCTCCAGCGCGATGGACACGGTGACCGAATCCCGCATGGCGATCGCCATGGCCCGGGAGGGCGGCATCGGCATCCTGCACCGCAACCTCTCGATCGCCGACCAGGCCGCGCACGTCGACCGCGTGAAGCGCAGCGAGTCCGGCATGATCACCGACCCGATCACCACGACGCAGGACGCGACGGTGGAGGAGGTCGACGCGCTGTGCGCCAAGTACCGGATCTCCGGCCTCCCGGTCGTGGACGACGAGGGTCGCCTGGTGGGCATCATCACGAACCGCGACATGCGCTTCGTCTCCGGCTTCGAGCGTCAGAGCACGTTCGTCAAGGACGTCATGACGAGGGAGAACCTCGTCACCGCCCCCGTCGGCGTCGCCGCGGGCGAGGTCATCGCGCTGTTCGCGAAGCACCGCGTCGAGAAGCTGCCCCTCATCGACGAGGACGGCAAGCTTGCCGGCCTCATCACCATCAAGGACTTCGACAAGAGCGAGAAGTACCCGCTCGCCACCAAGGACGACCAGGGCCGCCTGCGAGTGGGCGCGGCGATCGGCTTCTTCGGCGACGCGTGGGAGCGCGCCGAGGCCCTCCGCGACGCCGGGGTGGACGTGCTCGTCGTGGACACCGCCAACGGGCAGTCGCAGGGCGTGATCGACCTCGTCAAGCGCCTCAAGGCCGACGAGTCGTTCGCCCACATCGACGTGATCGGCGGCAACGTCGCCACCCGTGAGGGCGCGCAGGCGCTGGTGGACGCCGGTGTCGACGCGGTCAAGGTCGGCGTGGGCCCCGGCTCGATCTGCACCACCCGCGTGGTCGCCGGTGTCGGCGTGCCGCAGGTCACCGCCGTCTACGAGGCCTCGCTCGCGGCGCGCCCCGCCGGCGTCCCGGTGATCGCCGACGGCGGCCTGCAGTACTCGGGCGACATCGCGAAGGCGCTCGTCGCGGGTGCCGACGCTGTGATGCTCGGCTCGCTCCTGGCCGGCACGGACGAGTCGCCGGGCGAGATCGTCTTCCAGTCGGGCAAGCAGTTCAAGCAGTACCGCGGCATGGGCTCGCTCGGTGCCATGCAGACGCGCGGCAAGCAGACGTCCTACTCGAAGGACCGCTACTTCCAGGCCGACGTGCCCAGCGACGACAAGCTGATCCCGGAGGGCATCGAGGGCCAGGTCCCCTACCGCGGCCCGCTCTCGGCCGTCGCCTACCAGCTCGTCGGCGGCCTGCGGCAGTCGATGTTCTACGTCGGCGCCCGCACCATCGAGGAGCTCAAGCAGCGCGGCAAGTTCGTGCGCATCACCTCGGCCGGGCTCAAGGAGTCGCACCCGCACGACGTGCAGATCGTCGTCGAGGCGCCGAACTACAAGAAGTGA
- a CDS encoding DUF4190 domain-containing protein produces the protein MTDAPPPDAPPPYNPPPPSSTPSPYPAASAPPPGTASAQDVPTSPPGRVLSIIGLVLAFLLPPVGLILSIIAAVQLGKAKAPKGIAIAGIIIGAVLTIFAIIGIILLATVLAGVIGTCAELGPGVWDVGGVTYRCG, from the coding sequence ATGACTGACGCACCGCCGCCCGACGCCCCGCCGCCCTACAACCCGCCGCCGCCCAGCAGCACGCCCTCGCCGTATCCCGCCGCCTCCGCTCCCCCGCCCGGCACCGCCTCCGCGCAGGACGTGCCGACGTCGCCCCCGGGGCGGGTGCTGTCGATCATCGGCCTCGTGCTGGCGTTCCTGCTGCCGCCGGTCGGCCTCATCCTCAGCATCATCGCCGCCGTGCAGCTCGGCAAGGCGAAGGCTCCCAAGGGCATCGCGATCGCCGGCATCATCATCGGCGCCGTCCTGACGATCTTCGCGATCATCGGCATCATCCTGCTGGCGACCGTGCTGGCCGGCGTGATCGGGACGTGCGCCGAGCTCGGCCCCGGGGTCTGGGACGTCGGCGGCGTCACCTACCGCTGCGGCTGA
- a CDS encoding DUF2277 domain-containing protein, with translation MCRNIVPLNNLEPAATDEECREAALQFVRKISGTTAPSRANREVFDRAVAEIAVATRRLLDDLVTSAPPKNREEQAAKRRARSAERYEAIRLYQEEKRAARAG, from the coding sequence ATGTGCCGGAACATCGTGCCTCTGAACAACCTCGAGCCCGCGGCCACCGACGAGGAGTGCCGCGAGGCTGCGCTCCAGTTCGTCCGCAAGATCTCCGGGACGACGGCGCCGTCGCGGGCGAACCGTGAGGTCTTCGACCGCGCGGTGGCCGAGATCGCCGTGGCCACGCGGCGGCTGCTCGACGATCTCGTGACCTCGGCGCCGCCCAAGAACCGCGAGGAGCAGGCGGCGAAGAGACGGGCGCGGTCGGCGGAGCGGTACGAGGCGATCCGGCTCTACCAGGAGGAGAAGCGGGCGGCGCGCGCGGGCTGA